The window TTTTGTTTTACAATCGTGTCTCAATATACTACAAGGCCAGCCACATGCCACGCTTGAAAATCACATCTGCCGAAATCCAAAAGCATCTCTCGCTCCTCGCAGAAACGCCTCGGCGCATTGCGGCCAGCACCACCGGGTTGGCCGAGTTGCGATTGAAGACCTCACCCGGCGACAAGAAGTGGTCGGTGGTGGAGCTGTTGGCCCACTTGCGAGCCTGTGATGATTTATGGTCGCACAGCATTTACGCCATGCTGACCCAAGACAGCCCGATGTTGCCTTTGCTCGACGAGCGCCGCTGGGCGAAGACGACTCGTTATGCTTCACTTGAATTCCAGCAATCGTTTCAGGCCTTTGCCTTGAAGCGCGGCGAGTTGCTGCGGGTGTTGGCTGACTTGCCCGAAGCGGTCTGGGCCAGAACCGCTAGCATCGAAGGCCGGACGCACAGTGTGTTCAGCCAGGCCCGGCGGATGGCGTTGCACGAACACGAGCATTGCCAGCAAATTGAGGCGCTCTGCAAATAACTTTGGCAATAAAATAAGGAGACTTGCCATGCCCACCAAACCGAAAACCAAAATCCCAAAGCCAAAACCCCAGACCCCAAAGATGCCGAAGTTCAAGCCTGCGCCGGAGTGGATCAAAGAACTATTTGCGAAGGTACTCGGCGATTTCCCAATGGCCGAGCAACGCCAGATGTTTGGCTACCCGTGCGCCTTCGTCAAGGGGCAGATGTTTGTGGGCGTGTTCGGCGAGGCGCTGATGATGCGGCTCTCGGAAACGGATCGGGCAAAGTTTCTTAAGTTGGAGGGGGCAAAACAATTCGAGCCGATGCCGGGCCGCCCGATGCGCGAATACGAACGTTCGCCTGAATGTCTTCGAGATGCGCCTGCACGGCGGCAGCCTCAATGCCCGGCGGCGCGTAGACGGTGAAGAGGGCGTCCCGTGCCGCAGGCGTGATGCGGGTGCGGCGGTCGGGGCCGTAGAGGATGCTGGAGGTCACGCCTTCGGCGTCGGCGATGAAGATGTCGCCCGCCTTCAGCGTTTCATCTTTGCCGTTCAACAGAATATAACTCTCGTCGCCGCGCGCCACATCCAGCCTCAGCGGCCGGCGCAGAGCGTCGAGGTCGTGGCCGGCGGTCAACATCCCATCCTTGAGTTCGGCCATGAACATGCACTCGACCAGAGCGGCGACGCGCGGCAGGGACTTGCCTTTGAGGACGACTGACTCCAATTGCAATTGAACGTGATAGCTTTTCTTGAAGCGCCCGTAGTAGTCGTTGTAGGCTTGCATGACCGGCAGGGCGTTGAACTTCGCCCGGTCGTATCCGGCGAAGCGCGCGCGTAGGTCAGCCTCCAACTCCGCTTTGCGGCGCTCGAGTTCGGCGTGCGTCTCCGGGTTGGCGACGCCGCGCATGATCAGCAGTCCTTGCGAGGCGCCGGGGTAGGTGGTTTGCCAGGTTTGGGAGAGGGTGAGCATGGGTGGAGGTTGGTGAGGATTATACAACGGTGAGGGTTCCAGGCTTTTGACGTTAGGGAGGAGGGTGAAGGCGAGGGTGAGGGCATGAGGAGGCTCCGGCGGACAATTGCTGGAATTAGGGCGATCGTACCACAGCGGATTTTCGTCAACGCGCTAAAATGAGTGCAATCACAGTTTTTTTACCATTCATATATACCAAGTAAGCCGCCTCTCAGTATTAACGCGAAGTTCAGCGCAAAGCGAGGTGTTAAGGGCCGAATTGTTTGGTGGTGCAAGGCTGGAATAAATGGCGTCGCGACGGATAAAAAGAGGGCCTCGGTTGAAAAACAACCGGGGCCCTTTTGTTGCCGAGGGCGCACCGTTCACTCGTGGTCGAGTTCAGCGATCGCCTTGCGGAGGGTGCTCTCATCAATGACGGTCTTCTGGTCAATCAACCCGGCCATGAGAGCGGTGGTGCAGGCTTGGTTGATGCGGCGGGGGATGCCTTTGGTGTAATCGTAAACGCGGGCGAGGGCGTCGTCGGTAAAGAGCGTAGGGGTCGAGGCGCCGGCGACGCGCAGGTGGTGCTTGACGTAGCCGAGGGTTTCTGGCAGGTCGAGCGGGCCGAGATGGTAACGCACGGCCAAGCGCTGCGTCAGCGCCTCGTGGACCGTGAGTTGCAAGGTGCGGCGGAGTTCGGGATGGCCGATGAACAGCACCGTCGCCAACGAGTGGCTGTCCATCTTGTCGCTGAAGAGCAGACGGAGTTGCTCGAACATCGGTTGGGTCAAGAGGTGTGCCTCATCGAGCAGGATGACCGGGGCCCGATGTTTGGTTTGCCACAGGTCGTCGAAGGCGGCGCGCAGAGCGGCGACCAGGCGCGGTTTGCTGAAGGGCGGTTCCTGCCCCAGTGCCAGCAGTAAATCGCGGTAGAGGCCGGAAATGCCAGTGGTGGGGTTGGCCAGGTAAATCACCAAGTAACGATTGAAGTCTAAACTGGCGGCGAAGGCGCGGACGGCCGTAGACTTGCCGGAACCAATCTCACCAGTGATGAGGCCGAAGCCGCGTTCGCGGACCAGATAGGTCAGACGGGCGGTGAGTTCTTTCTGGCCAGCGGTGGGGAAGAGGTCGGCGGTGGGAATCGTTTTCGAGAAGGGGACGCGGGTGAAGCCATAATACGCTTGGAACATGGTTAAGCCTCCAGGGTGGTTGAGTCGTCAGGCGACAGTAATTCAGCAAAGGAGAGCCGCCCGAGGGTCTGTTGCTGTTGCTGGGCATATTCAGCGCGTAGGGCGGCCAGAAAATCGAGCGCGGTTTGCGGCTTCGGTGGTGGGGGCGGTTCGGTCGCTAAACGTTCAACGGCCAGATGCCGCTGCCGACCCTGAGTCAGAACACTGGCCAGGCCGAGTAACTGCCCCTCGAGATAAAG is drawn from Chloroflexota bacterium and contains these coding sequences:
- a CDS encoding DinB family protein, whose amino-acid sequence is MPRLKITSAEIQKHLSLLAETPRRIAASTTGLAELRLKTSPGDKKWSVVELLAHLRACDDLWSHSIYAMLTQDSPMLPLLDERRWAKTTRYASLEFQQSFQAFALKRGELLRVLADLPEAVWARTASIEGRTHSVFSQARRMALHEHEHCQQIEALCK
- a CDS encoding AAA family ATPase; amino-acid sequence: MFQAYYGFTRVPFSKTIPTADLFPTAGQKELTARLTYLVRERGFGLITGEIGSGKSTAVRAFAASLDFNRYLVIYLANPTTGISGLYRDLLLALGQEPPFSKPRLVAALRAAFDDLWQTKHRAPVILLDEAHLLTQPMFEQLRLLFSDKMDSHSLATVLFIGHPELRRTLQLTVHEALTQRLAVRYHLGPLDLPETLGYVKHHLRVAGASTPTLFTDDALARVYDYTKGIPRRINQACTTALMAGLIDQKTVIDESTLRKAIAELDHE